In Sparus aurata chromosome 3, fSpaAur1.1, whole genome shotgun sequence, the following are encoded in one genomic region:
- the tmem222b gene encoding transmembrane protein 222 encodes MADVVDKDTMKNYHIASEKINPEASRYPYCIVWTPIPVLSWLLPFIGHMGICTSTGIIRDFAGPYFVSEDNMAFGRPTKYWMLDVSKVYASGSNAWDTAVHDASEEYKHRMHNLCCDNCHSHVAMALNLMRYENSTSWNMVNLCLLALIHGKHVSCAGFLKTWLPFLMLMGIILTVALTLNLR; translated from the exons ATGGCGGATGTTGTTGATAAAGACACCATGAAGAATTACCACATAGCGTCTGAGAAAATTAACCCGGAGGCCAGTCGTTATCCCTACTGTATCGTGTGGACACCTATCCCCGTGTTATC atggCTCCTGCCATTCATCGGCCACATGGGAATCTGCACTTCCACTGGTATCATCCGGGACTTTGCTGGGCCTTACTTTGTCTCA GAAGACAACATGGCTTTTGGAAGACCAACAAA GTACTGGATGCTTGATGTCAGCAAAGTCTACGCTAGTGGCTCCAACGCGTGGGACACGGCAGTCCACGATGCATCAGAGGAGTATAAACACAGAATG CACAACCTCTGCTGTGACAACTGTCACTCACATGTCGCCATGGCTCTGAATCTGATGCGATATGAAAACAGCACCTCATGGAATATGGTCAACCTCTGCCTCCTCGCTCTGATCCATGGGAAACATGTCAG CTGTGCAGGCTTTCTGAAGACCTGGCTGCCTTTCCTGATGCTGATGGGCATCATCCTCACAGTGGCCCTGACCCTCAACCTGCGGTGA
- the LOC115578921 gene encoding trophoblast glycoprotein-like — MLDLAQRIVLCALLGSVYASCPPRCECSEAAHTVKCVSRDLRSVPTGIPGYTRNLFITGNQISRIGPESFKGLENVTNLSLSNNRISEVESNSFAGLRNLRSLDLSNNQLAVIHPEAFTVQNQSLRELNLSRALYNHSSVMDLASSLRWSSLGTLRGLDLSDNGLIYLPSRIFSHLTSLQRLQLSNNSLVSIHNSTLSGLERLEELDLTLNALKTVSEEGLQELDSLPDTTLLLLGENPFTCKCGIEPFALWLNRSQGRIRDAEDLMCAFPVSMRNTSMLAVGTLTLGCHQRNAGADIALQTSYVFLGIVLGFVGLIFLFVLYLNRKGIKKRIYDMRDACREVWEGYHYRFEIDSGPRLSQVSSSGDM, encoded by the exons ATGCTGGATTTGGCGCAGCGCATTGTTCTCTGCGCGCTGCTCGGCTCCGTTTACGCGTCGTGTCCTCCGCGCTGCGAGTGCTCGGAGGCGGCTCACACCGTGAAGTGCGTCTCGAGAGACCTGCGGAGTGTCCCGACCGGCATCCCCGGATACACCAGGAATCTGTTTATAACTGGGAACCAGATCAGTCGGATCGGCCCGGAGTCTTTTAAAGGGCTGGAGAATGTGACCAACCTTTCTCTGAGCAATAACAG AATCTCGGAGGTGGAATCCAACTCCTTTGCCGGACTCCGCAACCTTCGCTCTCTGGACCTGAGCAACAACCAGCTGGCGGTCATCCACCCGGAGGCCTTCACCGTGCAGAACCAGTCCCTGCGGGAGCTCAACCTGAGCCGAGCCCTCTACAACCACTCCTCGGTGATGGACTTGGCCAGCTCTCTCCGTTGGAGCTCCCTGGGGACCCTGAGGGGACTGGACCTCTCCGACAACGGTCTCATCTATTTACCCTCGCGCATCTTCTCCCACCTGACCAGCCTGCAGCGGCTCCAGCTTTCAAACAACTCCCTGGTGTCTATCCACAACTCCACCCTCTCAGGCTTGGAGCGCCTGGAGGAGCTCGACCTGACCCTCAACGCCCTCAAGACGGTGTCAGAGGAGGGCCTGCAAGAGCTGGACTCGCTACCGGACACtacacttcttcttcttggggAGAACCCGTTCACGTGCAAGTGTGGAATCGAGCCTTTTGCTCTGTGGCTCAACAGGTCACAGGGACGCATCAGAGACGCCGAGGACCTCATGTGCGCCTTCCCGGTCAGCATGAGGAACACGTCCATGCTCGCCGTGGGCACGTTGACTCTGGGGTGCCACCAGAGGAACGCAGGGGCCGACATTGCCTTGCAGACCTCTTACGTCTTCCTGGGCATAGTCCTGGGCTTCGTTGGCCTCATCTTCCTTTTCGTACTTTATCTCAACCGCAAGGGCATCAAGAAGCGGATCTACGACATGCGTGACGCCTGCAGGGAGGTGTGGGAGGGCTACCACTACCGCTTTGAGATCGACTCCGGCCCCAGGTTATCACAGGTCTCATCGAGCGGTGACATGTGA